One Pseudomonas sp. HOU2 genomic window carries:
- a CDS encoding nucleoside recognition domain-containing protein, whose amino-acid sequence MLNGLWLGFFVVAAISALVQWLVGGNAGIFAAMVESIFAMAKLSVEVMVLLFGTLTLWLGFLRIAEKAGIVEWLAKVLGPLFLRLMPEVPAGHPALGLITLNFAANGLGLDNAATPIGLKAMKALQELNPSSTIASNAQILFLVLNASSLTLLPVTIFMYRAQQGAPDPTLVFLPILLATSCSTIVGFLSVAFMQRLRIWDPVVLAYLIPGALILGGFMALLATMSATALAGLSSILGNLTLFGLIMLFLLIGALRKVKVYEAFVEGAKEGFDVAKNLLPYLVAMLCAIGVLRASGALDFGLDGIRHLVQWAGWDTRFVDALPTAMVKPFSGSAARAMLIETMKTSGVDSFPALVAATIQGSTETTFYVLAVYFGAVGIQRARHAVGCALLAELAGVLGAIGVCYWFFG is encoded by the coding sequence ATGCTTAATGGCCTGTGGCTTGGCTTCTTTGTCGTGGCAGCAATATCTGCGCTGGTGCAGTGGCTGGTCGGTGGCAACGCCGGGATTTTCGCGGCGATGGTGGAAAGCATTTTCGCCATGGCCAAACTCTCGGTCGAGGTCATGGTGCTGCTGTTCGGCACGCTGACTCTGTGGCTGGGCTTTCTGCGCATCGCCGAGAAGGCCGGGATCGTCGAATGGCTGGCCAAAGTCCTCGGACCGCTGTTCCTGCGGCTGATGCCGGAAGTCCCGGCGGGGCACCCGGCGCTGGGCCTGATCACCCTGAACTTCGCCGCCAACGGTCTGGGCCTGGACAACGCCGCCACGCCGATCGGCCTCAAGGCCATGAAAGCGCTGCAGGAACTCAACCCCAGCTCGACCATCGCCAGCAACGCACAAATCCTGTTCCTGGTTCTTAACGCCTCGTCCCTGACCCTGCTGCCGGTGACGATCTTCATGTACCGCGCCCAGCAAGGCGCGCCGGACCCGACCCTGGTATTCCTGCCGATCCTGCTGGCAACCAGTTGCTCGACCATCGTCGGCTTCCTTTCGGTGGCGTTCATGCAGCGCCTGCGCATCTGGGACCCGGTGGTGCTGGCCTATCTGATTCCCGGCGCACTGATCCTCGGCGGCTTCATGGCGCTGCTGGCGACGATGTCGGCCACGGCGCTGGCCGGGCTGTCGTCGATCCTTGGCAACCTGACGCTGTTCGGTCTGATCATGCTGTTCCTGCTGATCGGCGCGTTACGCAAGGTCAAGGTCTACGAAGCGTTCGTCGAGGGCGCGAAGGAGGGCTTCGACGTCGCCAAGAACCTGCTGCCGTATCTGGTGGCGATGCTCTGCGCGATTGGCGTGCTGCGTGCCTCGGGCGCGCTGGACTTTGGTCTGGATGGCATTCGGCATCTGGTGCAGTGGGCCGGTTGGGATACGCGTTTTGTCGATGCCTTGCCGACGGCGATGGTCAAACCGTTTTCCGGCAGCGCCGCACGAGCGATGCTGATCGAGACCATGAAGACTTCCGGCGTCGACAGCTTCCCGGCGCTGGTGGCGGCGACGATTCAGGGCAGTACCGAGACCACGTTCTATGTGCTGGCGGTGTATTTCGGCGCGGTGGGGATTCAGCGGGCAAGGCATGCGGTGGGCTGTGCGCTGCTGGCAGAACTGGCCGGCGTGCTCGGCGCGATTGGCGTGTGCTACTGGTTCTTTGGTTAA
- the gltP gene encoding glutamate/aspartate:proton symporter GltP: MKKAKLSLAWQILIGLVLGIAIGALLNHFSAEKAWWISNVLQPAGDIFIRLIKMIVIPIVISSLIVGIAGVGDAKKLGRIGLKTIIYFEVVTTIAIIVGLLLANLFHPGAGIDMSTLGTVDISKYQATAAEVQHEHAFIETILNLIPSNIFAAMARGEMLPIIFFSVLFGLGLSSLQSDLREPLVKMFQGVSESMFKVTHMIMNYAPIGVFALIAVTVANFGFASLLPLAKLVILVYVAIAFFAFVVLGLIAKLFGFSVIKLMRIFKDELVLAYSTASSETVLPRVIEKMEAYGAPKAICSFVVPTGYSFNLDGSTLYQSIAAIFIAQLYGIDLSISQQLLLVLTLMVTSKGIAGVPGVSFVVLLATLGSVGIPLEGLAFIAGVDRIMDMARTALNVIGNALAVLVIARWEGMYDDAKGERYWNSLPHWRSKEKLPAGEISKN; this comes from the coding sequence ATGAAGAAGGCAAAACTCAGCCTCGCCTGGCAGATCCTCATCGGTCTGGTTTTAGGGATTGCAATTGGCGCGTTGCTCAACCACTTCAGTGCCGAGAAGGCCTGGTGGATCAGCAACGTCCTGCAACCGGCAGGCGATATCTTTATCCGTCTGATCAAGATGATCGTGATCCCGATCGTCATCTCCTCGCTGATCGTCGGTATTGCCGGCGTGGGCGACGCCAAGAAGCTCGGGCGTATCGGCCTGAAGACCATCATCTACTTCGAAGTCGTCACCACCATCGCGATCATCGTCGGCCTGCTGCTGGCCAACCTGTTCCATCCGGGCGCTGGCATCGACATGAGCACCCTGGGCACGGTGGATATCTCCAAGTACCAGGCGACCGCCGCCGAAGTACAGCATGAACACGCGTTCATCGAGACCATCCTCAACCTGATCCCGTCGAACATCTTCGCGGCCATGGCCCGCGGCGAAATGCTGCCGATCATCTTCTTCTCCGTGCTGTTCGGCCTCGGTCTGTCGAGCCTGCAGTCGGACCTGCGCGAGCCGCTGGTGAAGATGTTCCAGGGCGTCTCGGAAAGCATGTTCAAAGTCACCCACATGATCATGAACTACGCGCCGATCGGTGTGTTCGCCCTGATCGCGGTGACCGTGGCCAACTTCGGCTTCGCCTCGCTGCTGCCGCTGGCCAAACTGGTGATCCTGGTTTACGTCGCCATCGCCTTCTTCGCCTTCGTGGTGCTGGGCCTGATCGCCAAGCTGTTCGGCTTCTCGGTGATCAAGCTGATGCGCATCTTCAAGGATGAGCTGGTGCTGGCTTACTCCACCGCCTCCTCGGAAACCGTGCTGCCACGGGTGATCGAGAAGATGGAAGCCTACGGCGCACCGAAAGCCATCTGCAGCTTCGTGGTACCGACCGGTTACTCGTTCAACCTCGACGGTTCGACCCTGTACCAGTCGATCGCCGCGATCTTCATTGCCCAGCTGTACGGCATCGACCTGTCGATCAGCCAGCAACTGCTGCTGGTGCTGACCCTGATGGTCACCTCCAAAGGCATCGCCGGCGTACCGGGCGTGTCCTTCGTAGTGCTGCTGGCGACCCTGGGCAGCGTCGGTATCCCGCTGGAAGGCCTGGCATTCATCGCCGGTGTCGACCGCATCATGGACATGGCGCGTACCGCACTGAATGTGATCGGCAACGCCCTGGCAGTTCTGGTTATCGCGCGTTGGGAAGGCATGTACGACGACGCCAAGGGCGAGCGCTACTGGAACTCCCTGCCGCACTGGCGCAGCAAGGAAAAACTCCCGGCTGGTGAAATCTCCAAGAACTGA
- a CDS encoding inhibitor of vertebrate lysozyme family protein, which translates to MIALKTLAAALLLGGSAMAMAANDGQARVNELLSSDPQYRETWQGVVKHEERLPEWVMNLSGTPDQQMNAVTEDGDKYLVGPLCESADKCLNHRLIVAFSFDKKDAYAMLVDVPEGLPADKSPTRHATYRFLGKPDEGMQNLLMETLKKDPNWY; encoded by the coding sequence ATGATCGCTTTGAAGACACTGGCAGCCGCCCTGCTTCTGGGCGGTAGTGCCATGGCGATGGCGGCCAATGATGGCCAGGCGCGGGTCAACGAGCTGCTCAGCTCCGACCCGCAATACCGGGAAACCTGGCAAGGCGTCGTGAAGCACGAAGAACGCCTGCCGGAATGGGTGATGAACCTGTCCGGCACGCCAGACCAGCAGATGAATGCCGTGACTGAAGATGGCGACAAGTACCTGGTCGGCCCGCTCTGCGAATCCGCAGACAAGTGCCTGAACCACCGCTTGATCGTGGCTTTCAGCTTCGACAAGAAAGACGCATACGCCATGCTCGTCGATGTGCCCGAAGGACTGCCGGCCGACAAGTCGCCAACGCGACATGCCACTTACCGCTTCCTCGGCAAACCGGATGAGGGTATGCAGAATCTGCTGATGGAAACGCTGAAGAAAGATCCGAACTGGTATTGA
- a CDS encoding DUF1328 domain-containing protein → MLSWAITFLIIAIIAAVLGFGGIAGTATGIAKILFVVFLVMFIASFFFGRRGRG, encoded by the coding sequence ATGTTGAGCTGGGCAATTACATTCTTGATCATTGCCATCATCGCCGCCGTCCTGGGCTTCGGTGGTATCGCGGGCACCGCCACGGGTATCGCCAAGATTCTCTTTGTCGTGTTCCTGGTGATGTTCATCGCTTCCTTCTTCTTTGGCCGTCGCGGCCGAGGTTAA
- the algB gene encoding sigma-54-dependent response regulator transcription factor AlgB produces the protein MESATEHQGRILLVDDESAILRTFRYCLEDEGYTVATANSAAQAEALLQRQVFDLCFLDLRLGEDNGLDVLAQMRVQAPWMRVVIVTAHSAVDTAVDAIQAGAADYLVKPCSPDQLRLATAKQLEVRQLSARLEALEGEIRKPKDGLDSHSPAMKVVLETARQVAGTDANILILGESGTGKGELARAIHGWSKREKKSCVTINCPSLTAELMESELFGHSRGAFTGASESTLGRVNQADGGTLFLDEIGDFPLTLQPKLLRFIQDKEYERVGDPVTRRADVRILAATNLNLEDMVRDGRFREDLLYRLNVITLHLPPLRERAEDILTLADRFLARFVKEYARPARGFSDEAREALLGYRWPGNIRELRNVVERASIICPQERVEISHLGMAEQPANNAPRVGAALSLDELEKAHIGAVLATAGTLDQAAKTLGIDASTLYRKRKQYNL, from the coding sequence ATGGAATCTGCCACTGAGCATCAAGGCCGCATTCTGCTGGTGGACGACGAGTCCGCCATCCTGCGAACCTTTCGTTACTGCCTCGAGGATGAAGGTTATACGGTGGCCACCGCCAACAGCGCGGCTCAGGCCGAGGCATTGTTGCAACGCCAGGTGTTCGACCTGTGCTTCCTCGATTTACGTCTGGGTGAAGACAACGGTCTCGATGTGCTGGCGCAAATGCGCGTTCAGGCGCCGTGGATGCGGGTGGTGATCGTCACCGCGCATTCGGCTGTCGATACCGCCGTAGACGCGATCCAGGCGGGCGCCGCGGATTATCTGGTCAAACCCTGCAGCCCCGACCAGTTGCGTCTGGCCACCGCCAAGCAGCTGGAGGTGCGCCAACTCTCGGCGCGGCTGGAAGCCCTTGAAGGCGAGATCCGCAAACCCAAGGACGGCCTCGACTCCCACAGCCCGGCAATGAAAGTCGTGCTGGAAACAGCGCGTCAGGTCGCCGGTACCGACGCCAACATCCTTATCCTCGGCGAGTCCGGCACGGGTAAGGGCGAACTGGCCCGAGCCATTCATGGCTGGAGCAAGCGCGAGAAGAAATCCTGCGTGACCATCAACTGCCCGTCATTGACCGCTGAGCTGATGGAAAGCGAGCTGTTCGGTCACAGTCGTGGTGCGTTCACCGGCGCCAGTGAGAGCACCTTGGGCCGAGTCAACCAAGCGGACGGTGGCACGCTGTTTCTCGACGAGATCGGCGATTTTCCATTGACATTGCAACCGAAGTTGCTGCGTTTCATTCAGGACAAGGAATACGAGCGGGTAGGGGATCCAGTGACCCGTCGTGCCGATGTACGGATTCTCGCCGCGACCAACCTTAATCTCGAAGACATGGTGCGCGACGGGCGCTTCCGTGAAGACCTGTTGTATCGCCTGAACGTGATCACTTTGCATCTGCCGCCATTGCGCGAACGTGCCGAGGACATTCTGACCCTGGCCGACCGCTTCCTTGCGCGCTTCGTCAAAGAGTACGCACGTCCGGCGCGGGGCTTCAGTGACGAGGCGCGGGAAGCGCTGCTGGGTTATCGCTGGCCGGGCAACATCCGTGAGCTGCGTAACGTGGTGGAGCGGGCGAGCATTATCTGCCCGCAGGAGCGCGTGGAAATCAGCCACCTCGGCATGGCCGAGCAACCGGCGAACAATGCGCCACGGGTCGGTGCGGCGCTAAGCCTCGATGAACTGGAAAAAGCCCACATCGGCGCGGTGCTGGCGACTGCCGGCACCCTCGACCAAGCGGCCAAGACCCTGGGTATCGACGCTTCGACCCTGTATCGCAAGCGCAAGCAGTACAACCTGTGA
- a CDS encoding KinB sensor domain-containing domain: MKLAMKLRTRLFLSISALITVALLGLLLGLVSVMQMAGTQEATIRSNFVTLDLGLKLRQTLGDQLVLMLAEKPDPAAFEASKQHYLQLLDEGISQEADDDGHQYGFTQAKADYLSFLQAFELSRNPGNVLSGNSDLRERFNILRNGLIAEHKHALDNINAVQHHARERALLVAGLLGLVGLAVLIIGFVTAHAIARRFGAPIEALAQAADNIGQGNFEVTLPISSAMEMNQLTKRFGLMAEALREHQATNVDELLAGQQRLQAVLDSIDDGLLMIDREGHLEHLNPVAQRQLGWDSDRLGQGLGSALERPELDAQLQLVLRGGTLERAPEDLSIEVDGESRLLTYSLTPVSHTQGHILGAVMVLHDVTEQRAFERVRSEFVLRASHELRTPVTGMHMAFGLFRERAKFPPESREADLLDTVNEEMQRLMQLINDLLNFSRYQNGLQKLTLAPCSIEDLLEQAQSRFADSAAAKGIALNVEVQGPLPRLQADQAQLDRVLDNLIDNALRHTARDGQIRLQARRHGERVIISVEDNGEGIAYGQQGRIFEPFVQVGRKKGGAGLGLALCKEIVQLHGGRMGVYSRPGQGTQFYMALAV; encoded by the coding sequence ATGAAGCTGGCGATGAAGTTGCGCACGCGCTTGTTTCTGAGCATTTCTGCGCTGATCACGGTCGCCTTGCTCGGGCTGTTGCTCGGGCTGGTCAGCGTGATGCAGATGGCCGGTACTCAGGAAGCGACGATCCGCAGCAACTTCGTGACCCTGGATCTGGGACTCAAATTGCGTCAGACCCTCGGCGACCAACTGGTGCTGATGCTGGCCGAAAAGCCCGATCCCGCCGCGTTCGAAGCGTCAAAGCAGCACTACCTGCAATTGCTCGATGAAGGCATTTCGCAGGAGGCAGACGACGATGGTCACCAGTATGGGTTTACTCAGGCCAAGGCCGACTATCTGAGTTTTCTCCAGGCGTTCGAGCTGTCGCGTAATCCGGGCAATGTGCTCAGCGGCAACAGCGACCTCAGAGAACGCTTCAACATCTTGCGCAACGGTTTGATTGCCGAGCACAAGCATGCGCTGGACAACATCAACGCGGTCCAGCATCACGCCCGGGAGCGAGCGCTGCTGGTCGCCGGCCTGCTGGGACTGGTAGGGCTGGCGGTGTTGATCATCGGCTTTGTCACCGCGCATGCGATTGCCCGGCGTTTCGGCGCGCCGATCGAGGCGCTGGCGCAAGCGGCGGACAACATCGGCCAGGGCAATTTCGAGGTGACGCTGCCGATTTCCTCGGCGATGGAAATGAACCAGTTGACCAAGCGCTTCGGGCTGATGGCCGAGGCGCTGCGCGAGCATCAGGCGACCAACGTCGACGAACTGCTGGCCGGTCAGCAGCGCTTGCAGGCGGTGCTCGACAGCATCGACGATGGCTTGCTGATGATCGACCGCGAAGGGCATCTGGAGCACCTTAATCCTGTGGCCCAGCGTCAGTTGGGCTGGGACAGTGACCGTCTTGGCCAGGGTCTCGGCAGCGCGCTTGAGCGCCCGGAGCTCGACGCACAGCTGCAACTGGTGCTGCGCGGCGGCACCCTTGAGCGCGCTCCGGAAGATTTGAGCATCGAGGTCGATGGCGAATCACGCTTGCTGACCTACAGCCTGACGCCGGTCAGCCACACTCAGGGGCATATTCTTGGTGCGGTGATGGTGCTGCACGACGTCACCGAGCAGCGCGCCTTCGAACGCGTACGCAGCGAGTTCGTGCTGCGTGCCTCCCATGAGCTGCGCACACCGGTCACCGGCATGCACATGGCGTTCGGGCTGTTTCGCGAGCGGGCGAAGTTTCCCCCGGAGTCACGTGAGGCGGACCTGCTCGACACGGTCAATGAAGAAATGCAGCGCCTGATGCAGTTGATCAACGACTTGCTTAACTTCTCGCGCTATCAGAACGGCCTGCAGAAACTCACCCTGGCGCCGTGCTCCATTGAAGATTTGCTGGAACAGGCGCAGTCGCGCTTCGCTGATTCGGCGGCGGCCAAGGGCATTGCCTTGAACGTCGAAGTGCAGGGGCCGTTGCCGCGCCTGCAGGCCGATCAGGCGCAACTCGACCGGGTGCTCGACAACCTGATCGACAATGCCCTGCGCCACACCGCTCGTGACGGGCAGATTCGCCTGCAGGCGCGCCGGCATGGCGAGCGGGTGATCATCAGCGTCGAGGACAACGGCGAAGGCATTGCCTATGGGCAGCAAGGGAGGATTTTCGAACCTTTCGTGCAGGTCGGGCGCAAGAAGGGCGGCGCCGGCCTTGGCTTGGCGCTGTGCAAGGAAATCGTCCAGTTACATGGCGGACGCATGGGCGTCTATTCGCGGCCGGGGCAGGGCACGCAGTTCTACATGGCGCTGGCGGTCTAG
- a CDS encoding EAL domain-containing protein: MMVATRATLRSWFYRPWFLAMIAAVLSASLLIAGGMFVAMRQIEQNESQEMNAQGERFLARLEQLFGQLRESLDDLQAQPLRSCDEEMIATLQQVTFNYRFVYEAAYMDGSRICSNRPRQEGLSVVRAPDIKGPTYSYWLNTTTEPDENRAALMLGRGNFRVATSRGHLTDMVDLPPDSSLLVVLDHGKRAIPVLGTAQTWPPSETWPPKSREALQVTQSRLIYRMPTNNPEYQLVLITPRSGMHIPTVWWWMVPACLLLGAFAGFFVFLLVRQRQSLDAELQGAIRRGELQVLYQPIFDLDSRNCVGAEALLRWRRPDGTLTSPDLFIPLAENTGQIRQMTDFVLQRLLEQLGPVLRANPQLYISVNLAACDVMVPRIGQVMARLLTLHRVAARQIAFEVTERGLIDVVVARENLQALRDVGHQVLIDDFGTGYCSLAYLQTLPVDCLKIDKAFIDALGHDAASSGVAPHIIHMAQALDLKVIAEGIEHEAQAVFLSSEGVKFGQGWLFAQALSAVQFIELITRGRRLAGRRLDDEA, translated from the coding sequence ATGATGGTTGCTACCCGAGCGACGCTGCGTAGCTGGTTTTATCGCCCGTGGTTTTTGGCGATGATCGCGGCTGTCCTCAGTGCAAGCCTGCTGATCGCCGGCGGAATGTTCGTCGCCATGCGCCAGATCGAACAGAACGAGAGTCAGGAGATGAACGCTCAGGGCGAGCGTTTTCTGGCCCGCCTCGAGCAACTGTTCGGGCAATTGCGCGAAAGTCTCGATGACCTCCAGGCACAGCCGTTGCGCAGTTGCGATGAGGAAATGATCGCCACCCTGCAACAGGTCACTTTCAACTATCGCTTCGTCTATGAAGCGGCCTACATGGACGGCTCGCGGATCTGCTCCAACCGCCCCCGGCAGGAAGGGCTGTCGGTCGTCCGCGCGCCGGACATCAAGGGCCCGACTTACAGCTACTGGCTCAATACCACCACCGAACCCGATGAAAACCGCGCGGCGCTGATGCTCGGACGCGGCAACTTCCGTGTCGCAACCTCCCGCGGACATTTGACCGACATGGTCGACCTGCCACCGGACAGCAGCCTGCTGGTGGTACTGGATCACGGCAAGCGAGCGATTCCGGTACTCGGCACCGCGCAGACCTGGCCACCGAGCGAAACCTGGCCACCCAAGAGCCGCGAAGCCCTGCAAGTCACCCAGTCACGGCTGATCTACCGCATGCCGACCAACAATCCGGAATACCAGTTGGTGCTGATCACCCCGCGCAGCGGCATGCACATTCCCACCGTCTGGTGGTGGATGGTGCCAGCCTGCCTGCTGCTGGGGGCGTTTGCCGGATTCTTCGTGTTTCTGCTGGTGCGCCAGCGCCAGTCACTGGACGCCGAGCTGCAGGGTGCGATTCGGCGTGGCGAGCTGCAAGTGCTGTATCAACCAATCTTCGACCTCGACAGCCGCAATTGCGTGGGCGCCGAAGCCCTGCTGCGCTGGCGCCGCCCGGATGGCACGCTGACCAGCCCCGACCTGTTCATTCCGTTGGCGGAAAACACCGGGCAGATTCGGCAGATGACCGATTTCGTCCTGCAACGGCTGCTGGAACAATTGGGGCCGGTGCTGCGCGCCAATCCGCAGCTGTACATCTCGGTCAACCTCGCGGCGTGCGACGTGATGGTGCCGCGCATCGGCCAGGTCATGGCCAGGCTGTTGACCCTGCACCGGGTCGCAGCGCGGCAGATTGCCTTCGAAGTCACCGAGCGCGGGCTGATCGACGTGGTGGTGGCGCGGGAGAACCTGCAAGCCTTGCGCGATGTCGGGCATCAGGTGTTGATCGACGATTTCGGCACCGGTTATTGCAGCCTCGCCTACCTGCAGACGTTGCCGGTGGATTGCCTGAAGATCGACAAGGCCTTCATCGACGCACTCGGTCACGACGCGGCCAGCAGCGGCGTTGCTCCGCACATCATTCACATGGCGCAGGCACTGGATCTGAAGGTGATTGCCGAAGGCATCGAGCACGAAGCGCAAGCCGTGTTTCTGAGCAGTGAGGGGGTCAAGTTCGGTCAGGGCTGGCTGTTCGCCCAGGCCTTGAGTGCGGTGCAGTTCATCGAACTGATCACCCGCGGACGGCGCCTCGCCGGACGCCGGCTGGATGACGAAGCCTAG
- a CDS encoding N-acetylmuramoyl-L-alanine amidase, with the protein MKFFSLLASLLVLAGCASGPRYDTSHPSANHDSRVQFVIVHYTSASLARSLQLLTHGEVSSHYLIGDDKSATIYKLMDENQRAWHAGESQWQGRTWLNSSSIGIEIVNPGFKDTPTGRLWYPYSEAQIQSLIVLLKDISQRQGISPRHIIGHSDIAPLRKLDPGPLFPWKRLAAEGLGVWPNEQAVARQQVQFNAELPSISWFQEQLARVGYDTAQTGELDVATRHVLAAFQMHFRPSRFDGLPDAQTAALLLVLNQTK; encoded by the coding sequence ATGAAATTTTTTAGCCTTCTCGCGTCGCTGCTCGTTCTGGCCGGTTGTGCCAGCGGCCCGCGTTACGACACCAGCCATCCTTCGGCCAATCACGACAGCCGCGTGCAGTTCGTGATCGTGCATTACACCTCGGCGTCGCTCGCGCGTTCGCTGCAACTGCTGACCCACGGCGAAGTCAGCAGCCACTACCTGATCGGCGACGACAAGAGCGCCACCATCTACAAACTGATGGATGAAAACCAGCGCGCCTGGCACGCCGGGGAAAGCCAATGGCAGGGCCGTACCTGGCTCAACTCCAGTTCGATCGGCATCGAAATCGTCAATCCAGGCTTCAAGGACACGCCGACCGGGCGCCTCTGGTACCCGTACAGCGAAGCGCAAATTCAATCGCTTATCGTCCTGCTCAAGGACATCAGCCAGCGTCAGGGCATCAGCCCGCGCCATATCATCGGCCACAGCGACATCGCGCCCCTGCGCAAACTCGACCCCGGCCCACTGTTCCCATGGAAGCGTCTGGCCGCCGAGGGTCTCGGCGTATGGCCCAACGAACAAGCGGTAGCCCGGCAACAAGTGCAATTCAACGCCGAACTGCCGAGCATTAGCTGGTTCCAGGAACAACTGGCGCGTGTCGGTTATGACACCGCGCAAACCGGCGAGCTGGATGTAGCGACGCGCCATGTGCTCGCAGCGTTCCAGATGCACTTCCGCCCTTCCCGTTTCGACGGTTTGCCGGACGCGCAAACAGCCGCGTTGTTGCTGGTACTCAATCAGACAAAATAA
- a CDS encoding diguanylate cyclase: protein MSDDAQRWKEKYLKSIEQQDKLERRWAARLDLLRRGLVRSTLAAEGTDKVVDQCMKEMREVVRTDDMDAGLAALLPRLEKAVLDSEQRRETRIDQVSTALTALVTQLQALPLPREVAQPLKKFAKQLDSRVGQAREMPLLLSELSGLQGKALSQLETPPEPDRPGFLQRLFGSRDSEGTPEATDQPQAPAPSHAEPALEPVPAPTAAAIAQPPEAEHKQTPAVQPQAESPVFAFVPPVIAAEPISEPVAATALPAAEPEAEWPITPITASAPAAEFNPDELIHPGDIPAPLLLDSLPLPEPIAQALAAIDPEQPEQDILYALPDSPEPSYSSVAKHIEDTLIGLLDDLTLPERHRPQAEAMRDRLKNGLNWYELLPILDDLATLMLAITDSGQHEFEAYLQQLNERLEAFQSNLQAASEGHADNSSAARAMDTQIREQVDGLQTSVQEAADLDDLKQVLENHLEGLLGTMDQHQKQRDAREQEVAARLKGLAERVAHMEQEALGFREHLEEQRQKALIDPLTGLPNRAAWSERLEHEIKQWQQHGNTLSLAMLDLDHFKRINDNYGHLAGDKVLKIIATVLRKRLRAADFIARFGGEEFVLLLPATTPAVGAKLLESLRAAIEACPFHFKGERVTITISMGLASFKTGEHSDLVLKRADQALYRAKNAGRNRVELG, encoded by the coding sequence ATGAGCGACGACGCCCAGCGCTGGAAAGAGAAATACCTCAAAAGCATCGAACAACAGGACAAGCTCGAACGCCGCTGGGCCGCCCGGCTGGACTTGCTGCGTCGTGGCCTGGTGCGCAGCACGTTGGCCGCTGAAGGCACCGACAAGGTCGTTGATCAGTGCATGAAAGAGATGCGCGAGGTGGTGCGCACCGACGACATGGACGCCGGCCTCGCTGCTCTGTTGCCACGCCTGGAAAAGGCCGTGCTCGATTCCGAGCAGCGCCGCGAAACCCGAATCGATCAGGTCAGCACCGCACTGACCGCGCTGGTCACCCAGCTGCAAGCCTTGCCGCTGCCGCGAGAGGTCGCCCAACCGCTGAAGAAATTCGCCAAGCAACTCGACAGTCGGGTCGGCCAGGCGCGGGAAATGCCGCTGCTGCTGAGCGAACTCAGTGGTTTGCAGGGCAAGGCATTGAGCCAGCTGGAAACGCCGCCCGAGCCCGACCGGCCGGGCTTTTTGCAGCGCCTGTTTGGCAGCCGTGACAGTGAAGGGACGCCAGAGGCCACGGATCAACCTCAGGCGCCAGCGCCGAGCCATGCTGAACCTGCGTTGGAGCCGGTACCCGCGCCAACCGCAGCGGCCATCGCGCAACCACCAGAGGCCGAGCATAAGCAAACGCCAGCAGTGCAACCCCAAGCCGAATCACCTGTGTTCGCGTTCGTGCCTCCGGTCATTGCTGCCGAGCCGATCAGCGAACCCGTTGCTGCGACTGCACTGCCAGCGGCTGAACCTGAAGCCGAATGGCCGATCACCCCGATCACAGCGTCAGCGCCTGCTGCCGAGTTCAACCCCGACGAGTTGATCCACCCGGGCGACATCCCGGCGCCGTTGCTCCTCGACAGCCTGCCCCTGCCCGAACCGATTGCCCAGGCCTTGGCCGCCATCGATCCGGAGCAACCCGAGCAGGACATTCTGTATGCCCTGCCCGACTCGCCGGAGCCGTCTTACAGCTCGGTGGCCAAACACATCGAAGATACGCTGATCGGGCTACTCGATGACCTGACCCTGCCCGAACGCCATCGCCCGCAGGCCGAGGCCATGCGCGATCGCTTGAAAAATGGCCTGAACTGGTATGAATTGCTGCCGATTCTCGATGATCTTGCGACATTGATGCTGGCAATCACCGACAGCGGCCAGCACGAATTCGAAGCTTATCTGCAGCAACTCAACGAACGTCTCGAAGCCTTCCAGAGCAACCTGCAGGCCGCCAGCGAGGGCCACGCCGACAACAGCTCGGCGGCGCGGGCGATGGACACGCAAATCCGCGAACAGGTCGATGGCTTGCAGACCAGCGTGCAGGAAGCAGCCGATCTGGATGATCTCAAGCAAGTGCTGGAGAACCACCTCGAAGGCCTGCTCGGCACCATGGACCAGCACCAGAAACAACGCGATGCCCGCGAGCAGGAAGTGGCAGCGCGCCTCAAAGGCCTGGCCGAGCGTGTGGCGCACATGGAGCAGGAAGCCCTGGGTTTCCGCGAACACCTGGAAGAACAACGGCAGAAAGCCCTGATCGACCCACTCACCGGCCTGCCCAACCGCGCCGCCTGGAGCGAACGGCTGGAACACGAGATCAAACAGTGGCAGCAACACGGCAATACCTTGAGCCTGGCGATGCTCGACCTCGATCATTTCAAGCGCATCAACGACAACTACGGCCATCTGGCCGGTGACAAAGTGCTGAAGATCATCGCCACGGTGCTGCGCAAACGCCTGCGCGCTGCGGATTTCATTGCTCGCTTTGGTGGCGAGGAGTTCGTGCTGTTGTTGCCGGCCACCACGCCGGCCGTGGGCGCCAAACTGCTGGAATCCCTGCGTGCGGCCATCGAAGCCTGTCCGTTTCACTTCAAGGGTGAACGGGTGACGATCACCATTTCCATGGGCCTGGCGTCGTTCAAAACGGGAGAACACAGCGATCTGGTGCTCAAAAGAGCCGATCAGGCGCTGTACCGGGCGAAAAATGCCGGACGTAACCGGGTCGAGCTGGGCTGA